One stretch of Vogesella indigofera DNA includes these proteins:
- the fliG gene encoding flagellar motor switch protein FliG has translation MSDVGVRRSSVLLFSLGQSEAIEVFKYLGPKEVQKLSLAMAGLNNLSHEEVEKVVSQFQEECAARANFGATDEYLRNVLVEALGPDKAANLLDKILQGNDHSGIESLKWMDPSSAADLIRNEHPQIIATIMVHLDPDLSSAILAYFPERVRNEVLIRTATLEGVQPQALRELNDVLTQLLSGADRVKKSAAGGVGMTAEILNFLGSNVEASALSYIREYDPELAQRIQDKMFVFENILEIDDRSIQTILREVQSNSLVVALKGTSQELKDKIFRNMSSRAAEMLRDDLESKGPVKLSEVEAEQKEILKIVRKLADEGQIVIASKGGDEGLVE, from the coding sequence ATGAGTGACGTCGGTGTTCGCCGCAGTTCCGTACTGTTGTTCAGTCTTGGTCAGTCGGAAGCGATCGAGGTCTTCAAATACCTTGGGCCCAAGGAAGTGCAGAAGCTCAGTCTGGCCATGGCCGGACTCAACAACCTGAGCCACGAGGAAGTGGAGAAGGTGGTGTCGCAATTCCAGGAGGAGTGCGCGGCCCGCGCCAACTTCGGTGCGACTGACGAGTACCTGCGCAACGTACTGGTGGAGGCGCTGGGTCCGGACAAGGCGGCCAACCTGCTCGACAAGATCCTGCAGGGCAACGACCACAGCGGCATCGAAAGCCTGAAATGGATGGATCCGTCTTCCGCCGCCGATCTGATCCGCAACGAACACCCGCAGATCATCGCCACCATCATGGTGCATCTGGATCCGGACCTGTCCAGTGCCATCCTGGCCTACTTCCCGGAGCGGGTGCGCAACGAAGTGCTGATCCGTACCGCGACGCTGGAAGGCGTGCAGCCGCAAGCATTGCGCGAGCTGAACGACGTGCTGACACAGTTGCTGTCCGGTGCCGATCGCGTCAAGAAGAGCGCGGCCGGCGGTGTCGGCATGACGGCCGAAATCCTCAACTTCCTCGGCTCCAACGTCGAAGCCTCGGCGCTGTCCTATATCCGTGAGTACGATCCGGAGCTGGCGCAGCGCATCCAGGACAAGATGTTCGTGTTCGAGAACATCCTGGAAATCGACGACCGCTCAATCCAGACCATCCTGCGCGAAGTGCAGTCCAACTCGCTGGTGGTGGCACTGAAGGGCACCAGCCAGGAACTGAAAGACAAGATTTTCCGCAATATGTCGTCGCGCGCGGCTGAAATGCTGCGGGATGACCTGGAGTCGAAAGGCCCGGTCAAGCTGTCCGAGGTCGAGGCCGAACAGAAGGAAATCCTCAAGATCGTGCGCAAGCTGGCCGACGAAGGCCAGATCGTGATTGCAAGCAAAGGTGGAGATGAAGGTCTTGTCGAATAA
- the fliF gene encoding flagellar basal-body MS-ring/collar protein FliF yields the protein MAELVDNTAPAWKGRANEVLTRFNALPNNKKILFFTAIAAVLSIALALLVFNREPPYKVLFTGLADSDGGQVTAALQQMNVPYQIGDGGVISVPSERVYDTRLKLATQGLPKAGGVGFELMDKQKFGISQFAEQVNYQRSIEGELARTIEAVAVVDSARVHLAMPKQTVFVRDQQQPTASVMLTLRPGRMLDGGQIAGIMHLVSSSVPNLPLRNVSIVDQDGNLLSTVPDQNNGSLDRRQLDYVRQIEADYTKRVETILEPIFGKGNARAQVTANVDFSESEQTSESFRPNSTPNPSATRSQQISETLGRDANLPSGVPGALTNQPPSPASAPLTLPPGAAPGTATLSGLPMGTASGSLSREITTNYEVDKTIQHTKSQKGAIKRLTAAVVVNYKMVPDNQGVLKATPLTEKEFGQINNLVKEAVGFNAERGDSVNVVNASFADAVPVLTVQDKVLDFASNNASDLLKYGLLLLAILYLLFGVVRPIMRDVVNPPPPPPADDLESAASSGRLLAVAGEESEEGESEEDSDNPSPKELQRRVFEANMQNVRELVKSDPRMAAQIIKEWISSDE from the coding sequence ATGGCTGAATTGGTCGATAATACTGCGCCTGCCTGGAAGGGGCGTGCCAACGAAGTGTTGACACGTTTCAATGCCCTTCCCAATAACAAGAAAATCCTGTTCTTCACTGCCATTGCCGCAGTGTTGTCCATCGCGCTTGCCTTGCTGGTATTCAATCGCGAACCTCCCTACAAAGTACTGTTTACCGGTCTGGCCGATAGCGACGGCGGCCAGGTGACCGCCGCGCTACAGCAGATGAACGTGCCGTACCAGATTGGCGACGGTGGCGTGATTTCGGTGCCGAGCGAGCGCGTCTACGACACCAGGTTGAAGCTGGCGACGCAAGGCCTGCCCAAGGCCGGCGGTGTCGGTTTCGAGTTGATGGACAAGCAGAAATTCGGCATCAGCCAGTTTGCCGAGCAGGTCAACTACCAGCGCTCGATCGAAGGTGAACTGGCACGCACCATCGAGGCGGTTGCCGTGGTCGACAGTGCGCGCGTGCATCTGGCGATGCCGAAGCAGACGGTATTCGTGCGTGACCAGCAGCAGCCGACGGCATCGGTGATGCTGACCCTGCGTCCGGGGCGGATGCTGGATGGCGGGCAGATTGCCGGCATCATGCACCTGGTATCCAGCTCGGTGCCCAACCTGCCGCTGCGCAATGTGTCGATCGTCGATCAGGACGGCAATCTGCTGTCCACGGTGCCGGACCAGAACAATGGCTCGCTTGATCGCCGCCAGCTGGACTATGTGCGCCAGATCGAGGCCGACTACACCAAGCGCGTCGAAACCATTCTCGAGCCAATTTTCGGCAAGGGTAATGCCCGCGCCCAGGTGACGGCCAACGTGGATTTTTCCGAGTCGGAGCAGACCTCGGAGAGCTTCCGCCCCAATTCGACACCCAATCCTTCCGCTACCCGCAGCCAGCAGATCAGCGAAACACTGGGGCGCGACGCCAACCTGCCGTCCGGCGTGCCCGGGGCACTGACCAACCAGCCACCGTCGCCGGCGTCGGCGCCGTTGACGCTGCCGCCGGGCGCCGCGCCCGGTACCGCCACCCTGTCGGGCTTGCCGATGGGCACCGCCTCCGGTTCGCTGAGCCGCGAAATTACCACCAACTACGAAGTCGACAAGACCATCCAGCACACCAAGTCGCAGAAGGGCGCCATCAAGCGCCTGACCGCGGCGGTAGTGGTGAACTACAAGATGGTGCCCGACAATCAGGGGGTGTTGAAGGCGACGCCGCTAACGGAAAAGGAGTTCGGTCAGATCAATAATCTGGTTAAGGAGGCGGTCGGTTTCAACGCCGAACGCGGCGACTCGGTAAACGTGGTCAACGCCAGCTTTGCCGATGCGGTGCCGGTGCTGACGGTGCAGGACAAGGTGCTGGATTTTGCCAGCAACAATGCCTCCGATTTGCTGAAGTACGGCCTGTTGCTGCTGGCCATCCTCTATCTGCTGTTCGGGGTGGTGCGGCCGATCATGCGCGACGTGGTGAATCCGCCACCGCCGCCGCCGGCGGATGACCTTGAGAGCGCTGCCAGCAGCGGCCGCCTGCTGGCGGTCGCCGGTGAAGAGAGCGAGGAGGGCGAGTCGGAAGAGGACAGCGACAATCCGTCTCCGAAAGAGCTCCAGCGCCGTGTGTTCGAGGCTAATATGCAAAATGTTCGCGAGCTGGTGAAGTCCGACCCTCGCATGGCCGCGCAGATTATCAAGGAATGGATCAGCTCTGATGAGTGA
- the fliE gene encoding flagellar hook-basal body complex protein FliE: MSTQGINQLLGELRAMSSLAAGQAPAVDKTAPEVDFSDVLKSTLEQVNQVQNTSLELQKQFELGEEGVNIQDVMVSMQKASLSFQTMVQARNKLVSAYQEIMNTQV, from the coding sequence CCACGCAGGGTATCAATCAGCTATTGGGTGAGCTGCGCGCCATGTCATCGCTGGCCGCGGGCCAGGCGCCTGCGGTAGACAAGACCGCTCCCGAAGTCGATTTTTCTGATGTACTCAAGAGCACGCTGGAGCAGGTCAACCAGGTGCAGAACACCTCGCTTGAGCTGCAAAAGCAGTTTGAACTGGGTGAGGAAGGCGTTAACATCCAGGACGTCATGGTGTCGATGCAAAAAGCAAGTCTGAGCTTCCAGACCATGGTTCAGGCCCGCAACAAGCTGGTTTCGGCCTATCAGGAAATCATGAATACGCAAGTGTAG